Genomic DNA from Pelosinus sp. UFO1:
CCGTGCTTTTGCACAGATTGTCGATCAGGCTGACGATGAAGTTGTAGTAATCGATACAGCACCCACAGGGCACACTTTATTATTATTAGATGCCACCCAAAGCTATCATAAGGAAATACAACGCTCCCAAGGCGATATACCTGAATCTGTGAAGAACCTACTGCCAAGATTACGAGATGAGAAGGAAACAGAGGTTGTTATCGTAACCCTGCCGGAAGCTACGCCTGTGTATGAAGCAATGAGATTGCAAGAGGATTTAAAACGGGCAGGTATTCGAAATAAATGGTGGGTAATTAACTCAAGTTTATACATGACGAATACCCAAAGCCCATTATTAAAAACTAAATCCCAAAACGAAATTCCATGGATCAATAAAGTGGATGAAATTTCAGAAGGGAATTTTGCGGTTATACCATGGAAAGGTGAAGAAATAAAAGGCGAGAAACTAGTTGAATTAATTAAGTAAATGTAAGGTATTACTAACTATGCATCCGGTACTGTTTCGCTACTCACTTTGAAAAGAGCAAGACATGCCGGATGCTTTTTAGTAATTACGTAAGAAGTATAGTTGTTGGGTGATCCGCCCAGTATCCATATTATTAACGTTCCGCCATTAGCATTTAACCTACACTTATAATAATATGGATACTGGGCGGAGACTTTTGCTAAAAGGATGCGTAAGAGTTTTTCACATTATGAAAGGGAGCATAATTATGAGAATTATCATTATAGGATCTGTAGCAGCAGGAACGTCGGTAGCTGCGAAAGCTAGAAGAAATAATATCGATAATGAAATTGTTATTTACGAAAAAGATAGGGACATATCCTATTCCGTTTGCGGACTACCTTATTATATCGGAGAAGAGTATATCAGTCGGGAAAACCTTAATCCCAGGAATCCAGAATGGTTTAAAAAACGTTTCGCGATTGATATTAAAACGGAACATGAAGTCATTGGAATTGATGCTGACAAAAAAGAACTAGGAATCAAAGATTTACAGACAGGAACAACCTTTCATGATTCCTACGATATTCTTGTATTGGCGACAGGGGCAGCTCCTGTAAAACCTGATATTAAAGGGTTAGAGGGCAATAATGTATTTATAGTACGTAATATTACTAGTGCTGATAAGATTAAAGAGCATATTGAAAAGGAGCACCCAGCTTCTGCAGTTATTATTGGTAGTGGATTTATTGGCATGGAGATTGCAGAAAATCTCGTAAAAAAGGGCATTCAGATAGCAGTAGTAGAAGCTCTTGGACAAGTGATGCCTTCTTATGATCCAGAAATGTCCTTACGTATTAAAAAAGAACTTATCGAAAATAAAGTACAAGTTTTTAGCGGAGAAAAAGTTGTAAAAGTAGATGACGAAAATAAATCAGTACTGACGGATACAGGCAGAATGCTGCCAGCAGATATGGTTATCCTTTCTACAGGAGTCAAACCAGCAGTAGATCTTGCCAAACAAGCTGGTATAGAGCTCGGCACGACGGGAGCTATTAAGGTAGATACTAAGATGGAGACGTCCATCAAGGGGATATACGCAGTTGGGGATTGTTCAGAAAGTTATTTTCTCATTGATGGGAACCCTTGCTACCGTCCGATGGGATCCACTGCAAATAAGACAGGTAGAATCGCAGGAGATGTTATTACAGGTGGCGATTTAGAGTTTAGAGGAATACTCGGTACAGGAATTGTAAAAGTATTTGATTTAACCTGTGGGCAGACAGGGTATACAGAAAAGGAAGCTAGAAGAGCAGGGTACGATGTAGAAATCATTCATAATATAAAGCCGAATCAGACAGAGTATTTTGAAGGCAGTTCAGAAATGATCATTAAGGCGGTTGCCGATAGAGCAACCCAGAAGCTTTTAGGTGTTCAGATCATTGGGAAAAAAGGTGTAGATAAAAGGATTGATATATTTGCGACTGCCATTACTTTTGGAGCAAAAGCGGGTGATTTATCACATCTAGATCTTGCCTACGCTCCTCCTTATTCCACAACGAAAGATCCTGTAATGTATACGGGCATGATTTTAGATAATGCCTTAAATCGGGGTAGAAAAATTATTACAGCCCAAGAGTTAATTGCAGACAGAATGAAATATACCGTTATTGATGTTAGAAGTAACAAAGATTTTGCCAAAGGTCATATTGAAGGTGCTGTCAATATCCCATTGGGAGATCTTAAAGAAAAGGTTAGGGAATTATCGCAGAATGAATCTATCGTCGTTCATTGCAACAAAGGGGTAACAGGGAATGCAGCCCAGAATATGTTAATTAATCTTGGCTTTACGAAGGTTTATAACCTTTCTGGCGGTTACAAAGAATTTAAAGTGGAAAATCAGTAAGAAATATACAGTCTTGTATATTTCTAAATAAAGTGCTATTATATGTGTGAAGACGATTTAACTGAAAACTTTATAAATAGAGATAGGTGCCCTAAGGGGCTTAATAGGGAAGTCCGGTTTCATGCCGGCGCGGTCCCGCCACTGTAATGAGGAGCGAACCCAAGGTATACCACTGAGGCGAAAGTTTTGGGAAGGTTTGGGGAAGCGATGATCCAGAGCCAGGAGAACTGCCTATTTGATAATCACCGTTTTACCCACGAGCGATGGGGAGGGGATTAAGTGCACACCAAGGTTGTATTGTACTTATTTCCCGGCGTATATAACGCCGGGATTTTTATTAGATATAACTAGATGTTCTTAATGTTCTCCCGACTTGTGGTCGGGAGATTTTTATTTGTTATGTGACTGTTTCGTATTTGGGTGCGAAATAGCTAACATATGCTTCAAACTTTCAAATCCATATTGTTGTGAGTTGTCCTTGGGAAGGACA
This window encodes:
- a CDS encoding FAD-dependent oxidoreductase, which encodes MRIIIIGSVAAGTSVAAKARRNNIDNEIVIYEKDRDISYSVCGLPYYIGEEYISRENLNPRNPEWFKKRFAIDIKTEHEVIGIDADKKELGIKDLQTGTTFHDSYDILVLATGAAPVKPDIKGLEGNNVFIVRNITSADKIKEHIEKEHPASAVIIGSGFIGMEIAENLVKKGIQIAVVEALGQVMPSYDPEMSLRIKKELIENKVQVFSGEKVVKVDDENKSVLTDTGRMLPADMVILSTGVKPAVDLAKQAGIELGTTGAIKVDTKMETSIKGIYAVGDCSESYFLIDGNPCYRPMGSTANKTGRIAGDVITGGDLEFRGILGTGIVKVFDLTCGQTGYTEKEARRAGYDVEIIHNIKPNQTEYFEGSSEMIIKAVADRATQKLLGVQIIGKKGVDKRIDIFATAITFGAKAGDLSHLDLAYAPPYSTTKDPVMYTGMILDNALNRGRKIITAQELIADRMKYTVIDVRSNKDFAKGHIEGAVNIPLGDLKEKVRELSQNESIVVHCNKGVTGNAAQNMLINLGFTKVYNLSGGYKEFKVENQ